The following proteins are encoded in a genomic region of Euryarchaeota archaeon:
- a CDS encoding TCR/Tet family MFS transporter — protein sequence MTFVVLTVLIDAIGFGIIIPVTPGLILELTGEGLSQAAIYGGWLFFSFAAVQFVCAPVLGNLSDRFGRRPVLLVSLLAFGIDYLIMGVAPSLLWLFLGRILAGIPGAAYTTAYAYIADSSPPKKRTQNFGMVGAAFGIGFILGPALGGLLGQFGTRAPFFAAAALAFANCAFGFLVLRESLPKDRRRLFSWKRANPLGALIQLRRFPQVFGLAAALFLWALAGQVYPATWAFYTMQRFEWSVTLVGYSLAFVGVIMAVSQATLPKALMPRLGERRTVLIGLIAGSIGFMGFAFATAGWMMFAWLSTWFLAGLVMPGMNAMMSKEIPPTSQGELQGANASLFSLAAIVGPLVMAELFGTFSRSDAPFHFPGAAFFVASVLTLAAVMVFLGARQKTSAKDTTPSKEGLHLEMRPGAAPDPGK from the coding sequence ATCACCTTCGTCGTCCTCACCGTCCTCATCGATGCCATCGGCTTCGGCATCATCATCCCGGTGACCCCCGGCCTCATCCTCGAACTCACCGGGGAGGGCCTGAGCCAGGCGGCGATCTACGGGGGTTGGCTCTTCTTCTCCTTCGCGGCGGTCCAATTCGTCTGCGCTCCAGTACTCGGGAACCTTAGCGACCGGTTCGGACGGCGGCCCGTGCTTCTCGTCTCACTTCTTGCTTTCGGGATCGACTACCTCATCATGGGTGTCGCGCCGAGCCTCTTGTGGTTGTTCCTCGGTCGCATCCTCGCCGGGATTCCTGGCGCCGCCTACACAACGGCGTACGCGTACATCGCTGATTCGAGCCCACCGAAGAAACGGACGCAGAACTTCGGCATGGTCGGGGCGGCCTTCGGCATAGGGTTCATCCTGGGCCCGGCGTTGGGTGGGCTCCTCGGCCAGTTCGGGACACGGGCGCCGTTCTTTGCCGCGGCGGCGCTTGCGTTTGCCAATTGTGCCTTCGGGTTCTTGGTGCTAAGAGAGAGCCTGCCGAAGGACAGACGGCGACTTTTCTCCTGGAAAAGAGCGAACCCCCTTGGAGCTCTCATCCAACTGCGTAGGTTCCCCCAGGTCTTCGGCCTCGCCGCAGCGCTTTTCCTCTGGGCCCTCGCCGGACAAGTGTATCCTGCTACGTGGGCATTCTACACGATGCAACGCTTCGAATGGTCGGTGACACTCGTCGGCTACTCGCTGGCGTTCGTCGGAGTGATAATGGCCGTGAGCCAGGCGACGCTTCCCAAGGCGCTCATGCCGCGCTTGGGTGAACGGCGCACCGTCCTCATCGGCCTCATCGCCGGCTCCATCGGATTCATGGGTTTCGCTTTCGCGACCGCCGGGTGGATGATGTTCGCCTGGCTCTCGACGTGGTTTCTCGCAGGGTTGGTGATGCCAGGCATGAACGCGATGATGTCGAAGGAGATCCCGCCAACGTCGCAAGGTGAGTTACAAGGCGCCAACGCGAGCCTTTTCAGCCTCGCGGCGATAGTCGGCCCATTGGTCATGGCCGAATTGTTCGGGACTTTCTCAAGAAGCGATGCGCCCTTCCATTTCCCGGGAGCAGCATTCTTCGTCGCGAGCGTCTTGACTTTGGCTGCCGTAATGGTTTTCTTGGGGGCGCGACAAAAAACGTCGGCCAAGGATACGACGCCGTCCAAAGAGGGACTCCACCTGGAAATGCGACCCGGCGCGGCCCCCGACCCGGGGAAGTGA
- a CDS encoding ABC transporter permease, whose amino-acid sequence MSASQGPPAHALRSPFWPVTDTLLMTQRNLRHYVRVPQLILYTVIQPIMFTLLFAYVFGGAIDTPNGDYINFLIPGIVVQTVVFGAMGTGIKLAEDLQTGIMDRYRSLPISRATVLAARTLTDTLWNTLAIFIMAGVGYLIGYRFQGAPGDVAPAIGLTILLAFAFSWVAATIGLFVRSPQATEAAGFTALFPVIFASSVFVPVESMPAWLQAFAGNNPITLAANAVRAYSLGTPVGGAPMFTVLWGVGIIAVFGTIAVWKFKKLT is encoded by the coding sequence GTGAGCGCCTCCCAAGGTCCTCCCGCGCACGCTCTCCGCTCCCCGTTTTGGCCGGTGACCGACACGCTGCTCATGACGCAACGCAACCTCCGCCATTACGTTCGCGTCCCCCAGCTCATCCTTTACACTGTGATTCAACCGATCATGTTCACGTTGCTCTTCGCGTATGTCTTCGGCGGCGCCATAGACACGCCGAACGGCGATTACATCAATTTCCTCATCCCCGGAATAGTCGTCCAGACAGTGGTCTTCGGGGCGATGGGCACGGGGATCAAACTTGCCGAGGACCTACAGACCGGGATCATGGACCGCTACCGATCGCTTCCGATCTCGCGAGCGACGGTCCTCGCGGCGCGCACCCTCACGGACACGCTCTGGAACACGCTCGCGATATTCATCATGGCCGGCGTCGGTTACCTCATAGGCTACCGCTTCCAGGGCGCTCCGGGGGACGTGGCACCGGCGATCGGGCTCACGATCCTCCTTGCGTTCGCATTCTCATGGGTGGCGGCGACGATAGGGCTCTTCGTCCGGAGTCCGCAGGCCACCGAGGCCGCCGGGTTCACGGCGCTGTTTCCGGTGATCTTCGCAAGCAGCGTCTTCGTCCCCGTCGAGTCCATGCCGGCGTGGTTGCAGGCCTTTGCCGGGAACAACCCCATCACGCTCGCCGCCAACGCGGTGCGGGCCTACTCGCTCGGGACCCCGGTGGGTGGCGCTCCCATGTTCACGGTCCTTTGGGGCGTCGGGATAATCGCCGTCTTCGGGACGATCGCCGTCTGGAAGTTCAAGAAGCTGACATAG
- a CDS encoding ATP-binding cassette domain-containing protein: MTAVIEAKGIHKSFGKVEALRGVDLSVERGTIVGLLGPNGAGKTTLVRVLATLLPPDAGVASVAGLDVVRDAQRLREVIGLAGQAAAVDENLTGRENLVLVARLYHVNAKLARERAEDLIRRFDLVEAADRTAKTYSGGMRRRLDLAASLIGDPQILFMDEPTAGLDPRSRLALWNIIEQLRRDGKTILLTTQYLEEADRLADRIAVVDHGLIIAEGTSSELKAKVGGDVVEVTMSNEGDFDGAAKALSALGAENDGSRLKVVVPAANGVKSMTEAIRRLDAAGLEPADITLRRPTLDDAFLRLTGKRVEEAEAKK; the protein is encoded by the coding sequence ATGACCGCGGTCATCGAAGCGAAGGGCATCCACAAGTCCTTTGGAAAGGTCGAGGCGCTGCGAGGCGTCGACCTGTCCGTGGAGCGCGGCACCATCGTCGGCCTCCTCGGACCCAACGGGGCGGGAAAGACCACGCTTGTACGCGTGCTTGCAACGCTTCTGCCGCCGGACGCGGGTGTTGCGTCGGTGGCCGGCCTCGATGTCGTTCGCGACGCACAACGGTTGCGGGAAGTGATAGGACTCGCCGGTCAGGCCGCGGCCGTCGACGAGAACCTCACCGGGCGCGAGAACCTTGTCCTCGTGGCCAGGCTCTACCACGTCAACGCGAAACTTGCCCGCGAGCGCGCCGAGGACCTGATCCGGCGTTTCGACCTGGTCGAGGCAGCGGACCGTACGGCGAAGACCTATTCGGGAGGCATGCGGCGACGTCTCGACCTTGCGGCGAGCCTCATCGGAGACCCGCAGATCCTCTTCATGGACGAGCCCACGGCCGGTCTCGATCCCCGCTCACGCCTCGCACTTTGGAACATCATCGAACAACTTCGACGCGACGGGAAGACGATCCTCCTCACCACCCAGTACCTTGAAGAGGCCGATCGACTCGCCGACCGCATCGCCGTCGTCGATCACGGCCTCATCATCGCCGAGGGGACGTCAAGCGAATTGAAGGCAAAGGTCGGCGGCGACGTGGTCGAGGTCACCATGTCGAATGAAGGCGACTTCGACGGCGCCGCGAAGGCGCTTTCGGCTCTTGGCGCCGAGAACGATGGATCGCGGCTCAAAGTCGTTGTGCCGGCGGCAAACGGCGTGAAAAGCATGACCGAGGCGATCCGACGGCTTGACGCCGCGGGCCTGGAACCCGCCGACATCACGCTAAGGCGCCCGACACTCGACGACGCATTCCTGCGCCTCACCGGAAAACGCGTAGAGGAAGCCGAGGCGAAGAAGTGA
- a CDS encoding DEAD/DEAH box helicase has protein sequence MTFEKLNLSPTTLNALAAMGFEDPTPVQGQSIPLLLAGRDLVAQARTGTGKTAAFGIPIIEHHLKTRTNGVQALVLVPTRELAIQVTDELTLLAKGANLRILAVYGGVGFSGQADKLRRLESMVVVATPGRLLDHLKQRTINLERVQVLVLDEADRMLDMGFLPDVERILQSLPRKRQTSLFSATLPEPIRKLSSRFLQNPAGVRVEEGPQASPLATHYRIDVSKEQKGRALRALLEKERPERTIIFTRTKHLARRVAEHLSRGGWESVAFQGNMSQSQRERAMQSFRAGYVQVLVATDIVSRGIDIPEVSHVVNYDIPMEPDVYVHRAGRTGRMGRTGKAFTFVQPDQQRDLRDVEHAAGLRLEMYPLGELPEEGPQPRGPSPGAPATPFRAGERDTPHRAPFRSEPGRPGSFRPGPGGNEHRTFRGGGQRPNPGHTSQRGPSAAPARRFGSDSRREQRGPHSGRPPGGRPPENRPSFGQGHQQAGRPQGRRGRSKPRGWE, from the coding sequence ATGACATTTGAAAAACTGAACCTCAGTCCGACCACGTTGAACGCTCTAGCCGCAATGGGATTCGAGGACCCGACCCCCGTGCAGGGCCAATCCATCCCGCTTCTTCTTGCAGGCCGCGACCTCGTCGCGCAGGCAAGAACGGGCACAGGAAAGACCGCCGCCTTCGGCATCCCAATCATCGAACACCACCTCAAGACGCGAACCAACGGCGTCCAAGCCCTCGTCCTCGTCCCGACACGCGAACTCGCGATACAGGTCACGGACGAATTGACGCTTCTTGCCAAGGGCGCGAACCTCCGCATCCTCGCCGTCTACGGCGGCGTAGGCTTCAGCGGCCAAGCGGACAAGCTCCGCCGCCTGGAGAGCATGGTGGTCGTCGCAACGCCCGGGCGGTTGCTGGACCATCTCAAGCAACGCACGATCAACCTCGAACGCGTCCAGGTCCTCGTCCTCGACGAGGCAGACCGGATGCTCGACATGGGCTTCCTTCCCGACGTGGAACGCATCCTGCAATCGCTTCCGAGAAAGCGCCAGACGTCGCTTTTCAGCGCGACCTTGCCGGAGCCTATCAGGAAGCTAAGCTCCCGGTTCCTCCAGAACCCGGCCGGCGTACGGGTCGAGGAAGGGCCGCAGGCGTCACCGCTGGCTACCCACTATCGCATAGACGTCTCCAAGGAACAGAAGGGCCGGGCCTTGAGGGCCTTGCTCGAAAAGGAGAGGCCGGAGCGAACGATAATCTTCACCCGGACCAAGCACCTCGCGCGCCGCGTCGCGGAGCACTTGAGCCGAGGCGGCTGGGAATCGGTCGCCTTCCAGGGCAACATGAGCCAGTCGCAGCGCGAAAGAGCGATGCAATCGTTCCGAGCCGGCTACGTCCAAGTGCTCGTCGCCACCGACATCGTGAGCCGTGGCATCGACATCCCGGAAGTGAGCCACGTCGTCAATTACGACATCCCGATGGAGCCCGACGTGTACGTCCATAGGGCTGGAAGGACAGGACGCATGGGAAGGACCGGAAAGGCATTCACCTTCGTCCAACCCGACCAACAGCGCGATCTACGCGACGTCGAACACGCCGCGGGTCTACGGCTTGAGATGTATCCGCTCGGGGAACTGCCGGAAGAGGGTCCCCAACCCCGCGGCCCCTCACCGGGAGCGCCCGCAACGCCCTTCCGGGCGGGCGAACGGGACACGCCGCACAGGGCTCCGTTCCGGAGCGAGCCGGGTCGCCCGGGTTCGTTCCGACCGGGGCCCGGCGGAAACGAGCACCGGACTTTCCGCGGTGGAGGCCAGCGGCCGAATCCTGGCCACACCTCGCAGCGCGGACCCAGCGCCGCTCCGGCGAGGCGATTCGGGAGTGACTCTCGTCGGGAACAGCGCGGGCCCCACTCGGGGCGTCCTCCGGGCGGAAGACCTCCGGAGAATCGTCCTTCGTTCGGGCAAGGCCACCAACAGGCCGGTCGCCCGCAAGGGCGAAGGGGACGATCCAAGCCGCGCGGTTGGGAATAG
- a CDS encoding class I SAM-dependent methyltransferase — protein MTEFAWPTGFPRIPTDKWIATPIDRLALEYDAVGGHGWYANLDHTLAELNGFLEDGDILIDYSGGTGILIDRLLKRLPQVRFGVINVDASPKFLRLSLEKFRDEPRVALRLLRYIREEERIQHLDEVLEGPVRGRGVDAIVCANAIHLYYELAPTLRSWAGILNGDGRIFIQSGNIRHHALASSTMIIDDSVSAVNEAAAEIVAEDERFKVYRASLSDQARMKSYETFRERIFLPPRPVESYVDSLRSAGLEVLGLHTSGIDVDVAEWTRFLQVYHEGVLGWVGGVERIEGRPIPPEAVTARLELISLAMARAFSGRARFPALWTYLTCGKTPH, from the coding sequence TTGACGGAGTTCGCGTGGCCAACGGGGTTTCCTCGTATACCTACGGACAAATGGATCGCGACGCCCATAGACCGGCTTGCACTGGAATACGATGCCGTTGGAGGGCACGGATGGTACGCGAACCTCGACCACACGCTCGCGGAACTCAATGGTTTCCTCGAAGATGGCGACATACTCATCGACTACTCTGGGGGGACCGGCATCTTGATCGACCGTCTCTTGAAACGATTGCCCCAGGTGCGCTTCGGAGTCATCAACGTCGACGCCTCGCCCAAGTTCCTGCGGTTGAGCCTTGAGAAGTTCCGCGATGAGCCGCGCGTGGCATTGCGGCTCCTTCGCTACATCCGGGAAGAGGAACGCATCCAACATCTTGACGAGGTCCTCGAGGGGCCCGTGCGCGGCCGCGGCGTCGACGCGATCGTCTGCGCGAACGCCATCCACCTCTACTACGAGCTCGCTCCTACGCTAAGGTCGTGGGCGGGGATCCTCAACGGCGATGGCCGGATCTTCATCCAATCGGGCAACATCCGCCACCACGCCCTGGCCTCTTCGACCATGATAATCGATGACAGCGTGTCCGCCGTGAACGAGGCCGCCGCCGAGATAGTCGCTGAGGACGAGCGCTTCAAGGTGTACCGGGCGAGCCTTTCCGACCAAGCCAGGATGAAAAGCTACGAGACGTTCAGGGAACGCATCTTCCTTCCCCCGAGGCCCGTGGAATCCTACGTCGATTCGTTGCGATCGGCGGGTCTCGAGGTGCTCGGGCTCCACACTAGCGGGATCGACGTCGACGTGGCGGAATGGACGAGGTTCCTTCAAGTCTACCATGAGGGCGTCCTTGGCTGGGTCGGCGGCGTCGAGCGCATCGAAGGGCGACCGATCCCGCCAGAAGCGGTGACCGCAAGGCTCGAATTGATTTCCCTTGCGATGGCGAGGGCGTTCTCCGGGCGGGCCCGTTTCCCGGCCCTCTGGACCTACCTCACATGCGGCAAGACCCCCCATTGA
- a CDS encoding threonine/serine dehydratase, with product MPRAEDLRVSLADIEDARKRIEGVAWRTPLLPASRHDDGKAYVKLECLQRTGSFKLRGAWNRMSRATKDELKRGFVTVSAGNHGQAVAWSAQKLGASCTVYVPDKAVERKVKSMEAMGAKIIRRPHEEIMQSMTDDRMERLGMTYIHPFADKHIIAGQGTTGLEILEDLPDVRTVIVPVGGGGLVNGIAYAIHAKRPGVEIYGVQAEGAAPLPISLSTGQAEHVGAPKTIADGIAASMVFDYMLPLFKENLTAALVVTDDEIKNAMRQLMKECHVMPEPAGASSLAAALKHKGKLAEPVACVVSGGNADPALIADLLSR from the coding sequence ATGCCACGCGCCGAAGACCTCCGCGTAAGCCTCGCAGACATCGAGGACGCCCGAAAACGCATCGAAGGCGTCGCGTGGCGGACACCGCTTCTGCCCGCTTCCCGGCATGACGATGGCAAGGCATACGTGAAACTCGAATGCCTCCAGCGCACTGGCAGTTTCAAGCTCCGTGGTGCTTGGAACCGCATGAGCCGGGCGACGAAGGACGAGTTGAAGCGTGGCTTCGTGACCGTGTCGGCGGGTAATCACGGTCAGGCCGTCGCGTGGTCGGCGCAGAAGCTCGGCGCGTCCTGCACGGTCTACGTCCCAGATAAGGCGGTGGAGCGGAAGGTCAAGTCCATGGAGGCGATGGGTGCTAAGATCATCCGCCGCCCCCACGAGGAGATAATGCAATCCATGACCGACGACCGGATGGAGAGACTCGGCATGACCTACATCCACCCGTTCGCCGACAAGCACATCATCGCGGGCCAAGGAACGACCGGCCTTGAGATCCTTGAAGACCTTCCCGACGTACGGACCGTCATCGTCCCTGTCGGCGGCGGCGGCCTCGTGAACGGCATCGCCTACGCGATACACGCGAAAAGGCCGGGTGTGGAGATCTACGGCGTGCAGGCGGAAGGCGCAGCACCCCTCCCGATATCGCTCTCCACCGGCCAAGCGGAGCATGTTGGGGCGCCGAAGACCATCGCCGACGGCATCGCCGCTTCCATGGTATTTGACTACATGCTTCCCTTGTTCAAGGAGAACCTCACGGCGGCACTCGTGGTTACGGACGACGAGATAAAGAACGCCATGAGACAGTTGATGAAGGAGTGCCATGTGATGCCGGAACCGGCGGGAGCTTCGTCGCTCGCAGCGGCCTTGAAGCACAAGGGGAAGCTTGCGGAGCCGGTCGCGTGCGTCGTGAGTGGGGGAAACGCGGACCCGGCGCTCATCGCCGACCTGCTCTCAAGGTAA
- a CDS encoding RidA family protein — MEYEARVKQLGIELPAPQKPFATYSQFTRSGNLIFVAGTGPTKDGKILMTGKLGAGVTVEQGYEAAKISCLNSLAVVRAAAGSLDRVRRILKANVYVASANDFYEQPKVANGATDLLRDIFGEHGLPARAAVGVNVLPMDIPVELELVVEVG; from the coding sequence ATGGAATACGAAGCGCGCGTCAAGCAACTCGGGATAGAACTCCCGGCACCCCAGAAACCGTTCGCCACCTACAGCCAGTTCACGCGAAGCGGCAACCTGATATTCGTCGCGGGCACGGGCCCGACGAAGGACGGGAAGATCCTGATGACGGGAAAACTGGGCGCGGGCGTCACAGTCGAACAGGGCTACGAGGCCGCGAAAATCTCGTGCCTCAATTCTCTCGCGGTGGTTCGGGCCGCCGCGGGAAGCCTGGACAGAGTGAGACGCATCCTGAAGGCGAACGTCTACGTCGCGAGCGCGAACGATTTCTACGAACAACCGAAGGTCGCGAACGGCGCGACGGACCTGTTAAGGGACATCTTCGGGGAGCATGGGCTTCCGGCGAGGGCGGCGGTCGGCGTCAACGTCTTGCCGATGGACATTCCGGTGGAGTTGGAGCTGGTGGTGGAGGTCGGGTAG
- a CDS encoding PKD domain-containing protein, translating into MPDPIAGYLGGERTCMDAMEIRRQALDTGIVTLSAQGRIYTFEVKPYSLMAPGATIQSLDESGQPVTIPYRQHMFRGKVPGTDIRATMSLNGVWVDAHIMDGERDIYIESQDPKGGVGCVPTVTYDSRGQPSLEPTTTDSARPASVVLAPAPIAQKQTDGANTGTSSSGGSASPGAPKDDPDVAAESRDGSPRMTTTIAKMSDAAHKRLELRITDTDPSPMKVLVKRAYVDQTVPEASFNVPFELVRGGKWLKFEVADPTTSVTIIGVPFDISADEGFSMGASSTASMSRRPMAIRVTQWPGMEESSVTVTDINGTRSMPTRHFRPLVMEITGPDTSGQTLRVNKTWLHSLGFYDASFRYADGTDIPSGDQGEAYAIHAPHFSTFIVDQKTKALWHFDEGSGRTVHDSTYCDEPVSPGNTNDARWNTATGSWGPLNHEPTPGFSGYFPLGFYSGTWLHVIPCDIAMGPATWGSSCQGTIEAAIFPMSAGQGEASGGIIFDEPYYFSLYAHGDTDYTTGQPKPKWQLRFSYNDNHPHWHEFWHPTYFSLDEWHHIAFSFDGGYWRLSVDGITQTYPSLGCLDSDYSDAYIGSGSNGDDQFYGYIDEVRVSKVERLAPANNFIPFPDMMVFNNDPIVNVDGSRSNDEDGYIASYRWDWHDGTTSTGPTASHEYEYSGDHEVTLNVTDDRGASAEVTYHVWISNALYETYVDIYVDTQYMGLYGTSSWFQEAEYTIGLVNDVYVPQVGLQYGITGMAQDGGQTSFDMPAAFDQFEDSFFSGIKELVEPTKWATFLSGKDFTGAADYGGTPRACLIGLGEEPSRADGSMIPYDPSLIFSIVQQTGDVCHTGHPVNTFERAYAVKHEFGHNHFGNHTYADDFPCVSMGTPSWCRTIMYGPFHLTFVDQFSDGTRDASHNNAARIRNWIVSNNA; encoded by the coding sequence TTGCCCGATCCGATTGCGGGTTATCTCGGCGGGGAACGCACGTGCATGGACGCCATGGAGATCCGGCGCCAAGCCCTCGACACGGGCATCGTGACCCTTTCTGCGCAGGGGCGGATCTACACCTTCGAGGTCAAGCCGTATTCCTTGATGGCGCCTGGGGCCACGATCCAGAGCCTTGACGAATCCGGACAGCCTGTCACGATCCCGTACCGTCAACACATGTTCCGAGGCAAGGTCCCTGGAACGGACATACGCGCGACCATGAGCCTCAACGGCGTCTGGGTGGACGCGCACATAATGGACGGCGAGCGCGACATCTACATCGAGTCGCAGGATCCGAAGGGTGGCGTCGGCTGCGTGCCGACGGTCACATACGATTCACGCGGGCAACCGTCGCTTGAACCGACAACGACCGACTCCGCGCGTCCCGCGAGCGTCGTTCTCGCCCCCGCGCCCATCGCCCAGAAGCAAACTGACGGCGCGAACACTGGAACCTCGTCTTCGGGAGGAAGCGCCTCCCCAGGGGCACCAAAGGATGACCCGGATGTAGCCGCGGAATCGCGCGACGGTTCCCCGAGAATGACCACGACGATCGCAAAAATGTCAGATGCGGCCCATAAGAGGTTGGAACTTCGGATCACCGACACTGACCCTTCGCCGATGAAAGTCCTGGTGAAAAGGGCCTACGTTGACCAAACGGTCCCGGAAGCGTCGTTCAACGTGCCGTTCGAGCTGGTCCGAGGAGGCAAATGGCTGAAGTTCGAAGTCGCCGATCCCACGACAAGCGTCACGATCATCGGCGTTCCCTTCGACATTTCCGCCGACGAAGGGTTCTCGATGGGCGCCTCATCGACGGCCTCGATGTCGCGCCGACCCATGGCGATCAGGGTCACACAATGGCCAGGAATGGAAGAATCGAGCGTGACGGTCACCGACATCAACGGCACGCGTTCGATGCCAACGCGACATTTCCGTCCACTGGTGATGGAAATAACGGGACCCGACACGTCGGGGCAAACTCTCCGGGTCAACAAGACTTGGCTTCACTCGTTGGGGTTCTACGATGCCTCCTTTCGATATGCGGACGGCACGGACATTCCAAGCGGCGACCAAGGCGAAGCATACGCCATCCACGCGCCGCATTTTAGCACTTTCATCGTGGATCAGAAAACAAAAGCGCTATGGCATTTTGACGAGGGTTCCGGCCGAACGGTCCACGATTCCACTTACTGTGACGAGCCTGTCAGTCCCGGGAATACCAACGATGCTAGGTGGAATACCGCGACTGGCTCTTGGGGACCACTGAACCACGAGCCGACGCCCGGGTTTTCCGGATATTTTCCACTTGGCTTCTATTCTGGAACGTGGCTCCACGTAATTCCATGCGACATCGCCATGGGACCGGCGACCTGGGGTTCGTCGTGCCAGGGAACCATCGAGGCGGCAATTTTTCCGATGAGCGCCGGCCAAGGCGAGGCGAGCGGCGGCATCATCTTCGACGAACCATACTACTTCTCGCTTTATGCGCACGGCGACACAGACTACACGACAGGCCAACCAAAGCCGAAATGGCAATTACGTTTCAGTTACAACGACAATCATCCACACTGGCACGAGTTTTGGCACCCAACATATTTTTCCTTGGACGAATGGCACCACATCGCCTTTTCGTTCGATGGCGGATATTGGAGGCTGTCGGTCGATGGAATTACCCAGACCTACCCAAGCCTTGGGTGCCTCGACTCCGATTATTCCGACGCCTACATAGGCTCGGGGTCCAATGGAGACGATCAATTCTATGGGTACATCGATGAGGTCAGGGTGAGCAAAGTGGAACGCCTTGCCCCGGCAAACAATTTCATCCCGTTCCCAGATATGATGGTCTTCAATAACGATCCGATTGTAAACGTCGACGGAAGCCGGAGCAATGACGAGGACGGCTACATTGCTTCCTACCGTTGGGATTGGCACGACGGAACCACCTCGACCGGCCCCACGGCAAGCCACGAATACGAATACTCCGGAGACCACGAGGTCACGTTGAACGTCACGGACGACCGGGGCGCGTCGGCCGAGGTCACTTACCACGTGTGGATCTCGAACGCGCTCTATGAGACTTATGTCGACATCTACGTGGACACGCAATACATGGGCCTGTACGGCACATCATCGTGGTTCCAAGAGGCCGAGTACACGATTGGCCTCGTTAACGACGTCTATGTGCCCCAGGTTGGCCTGCAATACGGGATTACTGGAATGGCGCAGGACGGAGGCCAAACGAGCTTCGACATGCCGGCGGCATTTGACCAATTCGAGGATTCCTTCTTTTCTGGAATCAAAGAACTGGTAGAGCCGACGAAGTGGGCAACGTTCCTTTCAGGAAAGGATTTCACGGGCGCGGCCGACTACGGAGGAACCCCGAGAGCTTGTCTAATTGGGCTCGGGGAAGAACCGAGCAGAGCAGATGGAAGCATGATACCATACGACCCCAGCCTAATTTTTTCCATCGTACAACAGACGGGTGACGTTTGCCACACGGGACATCCGGTGAACACCTTTGAACGAGCATATGCTGTAAAACATGAATTTGGTCACAACCATTTCGGCAATCACACCTACGCCGACGATTTCCCGTGTGTCTCGATGGGAACGCCATCATGGTGCCGAACCATCATGTACGGGCCATTCCATCTTACATTCGTCGATCAATTCTCCGACGGAACGCGCGACGCGAGCCATAACAACGCGGCGAGAATCCGAAATTGGATTGTGAGCAACAATGCATGA